The following coding sequences are from one Neurospora crassa OR74A linkage group I, whole genome shotgun sequence window:
- the msh3 gene encoding DNA mismatch repair protein Msh3, with amino-acid sequence MAGPSRLPDKKQASISSFFTPRNTSPLVNLSQNASKKPPPAESKSSKSTSSRKRPEPQTDDSEDDVPRDAKRRRSNGPSAATDTEDAVASLKLSSSSRTERYALNSSRPSQDEQEKEEDVAERKKKEELHRKFVKKLGHPDSMFSYRQRDTESAAVEGEGEEGEDDEEEPAPKTTAKKKGAKTGKLTPMELQFLEIKRKHMDTLLIVEVGYKFRFFGEDARIAARELSIVCIPGKFRYDEHPSEAHLDRFASASIPVHRLPVHAKRLVAAGYKVGVVRQIETAALKKAGDNRNAPFVRKLTNVYTKGTYIDETGELDQPGETTGASSGGYLLCLTETPAKGMGTDEKVNVGIIAVQPATGDIIYDEFEDGFMRREIETRLLHISPCEFLIVGDLSKATDKLIQHLSGSSTNVFGDKSRVERVPKSKTMAAESYSNVTDFYAGKAKDSDERSAALLNKVLKLPEAVMICLSAMITHLTEYGLQHIFDLTKYFQSFSTRQHMLINGTTLESLEVYRNATDHSEKGSLLWALDKTHTRFGQRLLRKWIGRPLLDQQRLEERVSAVEELLNNQSTAKVDKLVNMLKSIKADLERSLIRIYYGKCTRPELLSTLQTLQKISFEYARVKSPADTGFSSTLLTSAIMTLPSISPMVTAHLSKINAEAARKDDKYAFFLEQHETEDISEHKLGIAAVEQDLDEHRSEAAKDLGKKVPVNYVTVAGIEYLIEVPNTDLKRVPASWAKISGTKKVSRFHTPTVLRLIAERDQHKESLASACDQAFSDLLSQIAGEYQPLRDAVSSLSTLDCLLSLSTVAALPGYTKPTFLPSSHPSFLSITEGRHPIAEHLLPNGYIPFTMSLGTLSSSASSPDPNPTSPSGKPALAQLITGPNMGGKSSYTRAVALLVLLAQIGSFVPATSMSLTLSDAIFTRMGARDNLFKGESTFMVEVSETAAILRQATPRSLVVLDELGRGTSTHDGRAIAGAVLEYVVRDVGCLMLFVTHYQDLAGVAEGLTVGEGEEKRRGVECVHMRFASNKSRTSMDDDAMEVDGDGDGQEGAGADKDEEEEITFLYDLAPGVAHRSYGLNVARLARIPRKVLEVAARKSSELEKEVRAKRIKGAMGLVGGVLYGGGAPGDQEEKLEQLVGLVEQL; translated from the coding sequence ATGGCTGGCCCATCACGACTCCCCGACAAGAAACAGGCCTCCATCTCGAGCTTCTTCACCCCACGAAACACCAGTCCGCTGGTCAACCTCAGCCAAAACGCCTCCAAGAAGCCGCCACCAGCCGAGTCTAAATCATCCAAGTCGACATCCTCGAGGAAACGACCCGAACCCCAAACCGACGATAGCGAAGATGACGTTCCCAGAGATGCCAAACGGCGCAGGTCGAATGGCCCATCGGCAGCAACAGACACCGAAGACGCCGTTGCCTCACTGAagctttcttcctcctcccgaaCAGAACGGTACGCTCTTAACTCGAGCCGGCCCTCCCAAGACgagcaagagaaggaagaagacgtcGCCGAAcgcaaaaagaaggaagaactCCACCGAAAGTTTGTCAAGAAGCTCGGTCACCCCGACAGCATGTTCAGCTACAGACAACGAGACACCGAGTCCGCTGCCGTCGAGGGCGAAGGCGAAGAGggcgaagacgacgaagaggaacCAGCACCCAAAACCACGGCCAAAAAGAAGGGCGCCAAGACGGGCAAGCTCACTCCCATGGAGCTGCAGTTCCTCGAAATCAAACGGAAACACATGGATACACTCTTGATCGTCGAGGTCGGGTACAAATTCCGCTTCTTTGGCGAAGACGCCCGCATCGCGGCCCGAGAACTGAGCATCGTCTGTATACCGGGCAAGTTCCGATACGACGAACACCCTTCCGAAGCCCACCTCGACCGTTTTGCGTCTGCCAGCATACCCGTCCACCGGTTGCCTGTCCATGCTAAGCGTCTTGTTGCTGCCGGGTACAAAGTCGGAGTAGTCCGGCAGATCGAGACGGCCGCCTTAAAAAAGGCTGGCGATAACCGTAACGCCCCCTTTGTCCGAAAGCTCACCAATGTCTATACCAAGGGCACCTATATCGATGAGACGGGCGAGCTGGACCAGCCAGGCGAGACAACGGGTGCTTCCTCTGGTGGTTACCTGCTTTGTTTGACAGAGACCCCGGCCAAGGGCATGGGGACTGACGAAAAGGTCAATGTCGGCATCATTGCCGTCCAGCCTGCTACCGGTGACATCATTTACGACGAGTTCGAGGACGGCTTCATGCGGCGGGAGATCGAGACCCGACTGCTTCATATTTCTCCCTGCGAGTTTCTCATCGTCGGCGACCTCAGCAAAGCCACTGATAAACTCATCCAACATCTCtccggcagcagcaccaatGTCTTTGGTGACAAGAGTCGTGTCGAGAGAGTCCCCAAGAGCAAGACCATGGCAGCCGAGTCTTACTCGAACGTCACGGATTTCTACGCCGGGAAGGCCAAGGACAGCGATGAACGCTCAGCAGCTCTGCTCAATAAGGTGCTCAAGCTTCCAGAGGCCGTCATGATTTGTCTCTCGGCCATGATCACCCACCTGACCGAGTATGGCCTACAGCACATCTTTGACCTTACCAAATATTTCCAATCATTCAGCACACGCCAACACATGCTCATCAACGGCACCACCCTCGAGTCTCTCGAAGTCTACCGTAACGCCACCGACCACTCCGAGAAGGGCTCTCTGCTTTGGGCCCTGGACAAGACGCACACCCGCTTCGGCCAGCGTCTCCTCCGCAAATGGATTGGCCGCCCTCTCCTCGACCAGCAACGCCTAGAAGAGCGCGTCTCGGCAGTCGAAGAACTACTAAACAATCAGTCCACCGCCAAGGTCGACAAACTAGTCAACATGCTCAAGTCCATCAAGGCCGACCTCGAGCGCAGTTTGATCAGGATCTACTACGGCAAATGCACCCGCCCCGAACTCCTCTCAACTTTACAAACCCTCCAAAAGATCTCCTTCGAATACGCCCGCGTCAAATCTCCTGCCGACACGGGCTTCTCCTCCACTTTGCTCACATCCGCCATCATGACCCTGCCGTCCATCAGCCCCATGGTCACCGCCCACCTCTCCAAAATCAacgccgaagccgcccgcAAAGACGACAAGtacgccttcttcctcgagcAGCACGAAACCGAGGACATTTCCGAACACAAACTGGGCATCGCAGCTGTGGAACAAGACCTCGACGAACACCGCTCCGAAGCCGCCAAGGACCTGGGCAAGAAAGTTCCCGTCAACTACGTAACCGTGGCGGGCATCGAGTACCTAATCGAAGTACCCAACACGGACCTCAAGCGCGTCCCAGCTTCATGGGCCAAGATCTCCGGAACCAAGAAAGTCTCGCGGTTTCACACTCCTACAGTACTGAGGTTGATAGCCGAAAGAGATCAACACAAGGAATCCCTAGCTTCAGCCTGCGACCAAGCCTTTTCCGACCTACTATCGCAAATAGCAGGGGAGTACCAACCGCTCCGCGACGCCGTCTCCTCATTATCCACTTTGGACTGCCTCTTGTCACTAAGCACAGTCGCTGCATTACCAGGCTACACCAAACCCACTTTCCTACCCTCTTCCcatccttctttcctctccatcaCCGAAGGCAGACATCCCATAGCCGAACACCTGTTGCCCAATGGGTACATCCCATTTACCATGTCCCTCGGCACTTTGTCTTCGTCCGCCTCTTCCcctgaccctaaccctaccAGTCCCTCTGGAAAGCCAGCCCTAGCCCAACTAATCACTGGTCCCAACATGGGCGGCAAATCCTCCTACACCCGCGCCGTCGCGCTGTTGGTCTTACTCGCCCAGATCGGCTCCTTCGTGCCCGCCACTTCCATGTCTCTCACCCTCTCCGACGCCATCTTCACCCGCATGGGCGCCCGCGATAATTTGTTCAAAGGCGAATCGACATTCATGGTCGAAGTCTCCGAGACGGCTGCCATTCTGCGCCAAGCAACCCCCCGGAGTCTGGTGGTGCTTGACGAGCTAGGCCGCGGCACGTCCACGCATGATGGACGGGCGATCGCTGGTGCCGTGTTGGAGTATGTGGTTAGGGACGTGGGGTGCTTGATGCTGTTCGTGACGCATTATCAGGATTTGGCTGGGGTGGCGGAGGGTTTGACCGTaggtgagggagaggagaaaAGACGGGGAGTGGAGTGTGTGCATATGCGGTTTGCGAGTAATAAGTCTAGGACTtcgatggatgatgatgcgatggaggtggatggggatggggatgggcaAGAAGGTGCAGGGGCGGataaggatgaagaggaagagattaCCTTCTTGTATGATTTGGCGCCGGGTGTGGCGCATAGGTCGTATGGACTGAATGTTGCGAGACTGGCGAGGATACCGAGGAAGGTGTTGGAGGTTGCTGCGAGAAAGTCGAgtgagttggagaaggaggtgaggGCAAAGAGAATCAAGGGGGCGATGGGGTTGGTGGGGGGTGTGTTGTATGGGGGAGGTGCCCCTGGTGATCAAGAGGAGAAGTTGGAGCAGTTGGTGGGGTTGGTTGAGCAGTTGTGA